In a genomic window of Epinephelus lanceolatus isolate andai-2023 chromosome 3, ASM4190304v1, whole genome shotgun sequence:
- the LOC117254644 gene encoding P2Y purinoceptor 14-like, giving the protein MSDRAGEEVTSSFNQSSVTNQAEVNGLTNCEWNETSALPFLITAYSLVFLVGFFLNGFVIKFYFCQAQQKASSSMMVYLKNLAAADFLLCLCLPIRIIHYASSSFTIRVINCNFGASVLFLNMYASIMFMGYISANRYLKVVQPLGTHIMQTVRAAHIISTVTWVVLLAVTSAFVILSFNTQELLTSAPVRCETLHSGQLTVLFKIVHTCCTTLFLFVLVSMVFFYYSTSRRVSLAQQRQPESSSSTKLAKSHRNILVLVCVFCFCFIPYHLVRLPQVFLGGHCLSSKVLYYLIELTIIMSVLNVCLDPIIYFILCKGFRTQLRLGLVCGTS; this is encoded by the exons ATGAGTGATCGAGCAGGAGAAGAAGTGACCTCATCCTTTAACCAGTCATCAGTTACAAACCAGGCAGAGGTCAACGGTTTGACTAACTGTGAATGGAACGAAACTTCGGCCCTGCCCTTCCTTATAACGGCCTACAGTCTTGTGTTTCTG gTGGGTTTCTTTCTCAACGGCTTCGTCATAAAGTTTTACTTCTGCCAAGCTCAGCAGAAGGCATCCAGCAGCATGATGGTCTACCTGAAAAACTTGGCAGCTGCTGActtcctgctctgcctctgccttCCCATCCGCATCATCCACTACGCCAGCAGCTCTTTCACCATTCGCGTAATTAACTGCAACTTTGGCGCCTCCGTCCTCTTCCTCAATATGTATGCCAGCATCATGTTCATGGGCTACATTTCCGCTAACAG GTATCTGAAGGTCGTCCAACCTTTAGGAACTCACATCATGCAGACGGTGCGGGCCGCTCACATCATTTCCACGGTAACCTGGGTTGTCCTCCTGGCTGTGACGAGCGCCTTCGTTATCCTGTCGTTTAACACCCAGGAACTTTTGACCTCCGCCCCAGTGCGCTGTGAAACCTTACACAGTGGACAGCTCACCGTGCTCTTCAAGATTGTCCACACTTGCTGCACCACCTTGTTCCTGTTTGTCCTAGTCTCCATGGTCTTCTTCTACTACAGCACCTCGCGCAGGGTGTCGCTGGCCCAGCAGAGGCAGCCGGAGTCCTCCAGCTCCACAAAACTTGCAaagtcacacagaaacatattAGTGCTAGTCTGTGTCTTCTGCTTTTGCTTCATCCCCTACCACCTGGTTCGTCTTCCACAGGTTTTCCTGGGGGGGCACTGTTTGTCAAGCAAAGTGCTCTACTACTTGATAGAGCTGACCATCATCATGTCAGTTCTTAACGTCTGCCTGGACCCAATCATCTACTTCATCCTCTGCAAGGGGTTCAGGACCCAGCTAAGGCTGGGATTGGTGTGTGGAACCTCATAA